One window from the genome of Zerene cesonia ecotype Mississippi chromosome 1, Zerene_cesonia_1.1, whole genome shotgun sequence encodes:
- the LOC119829072 gene encoding alpha-methylacyl-CoA racemase, giving the protein MALRGIKVVEMIGLAPGPVCGSILADFGATVTVVAKIEPSPVDIMCNGKRMVSVNLKSKEGVGVVKKLCATSDVLIDTYRPGVLEKLGLGPEVLMKENTRLIYTRLSGYGQDGYYRDKPGHDINYVAISGVLSMLKKDDQPPRPPINLLADFAGGSMISALGIMMALFERTKSGKGQQIDASMVEGAAYVANWLFKSRNLPFLNQEPGKNILDGGAACYGVYRTKDGKFMAVGAIEPYFYSNFLKGLQLLEDDYNQYGDDEHNRRKFQEQFLTKTQDEWVAIFDELDACVTPVVEFHEAQKHKCNSSRSSFYIDHNSLVVPEPAPRLSRTFAEASGKKQQTKHGQHTMEVLLELGYSKTEINNLINKGIVYATKKSNL; this is encoded by the exons atggcTTTAAGAGGTATTAAAGTTGTGGAAATGATTGGCTTGGCCCCAGGCCCTGTCTGTGGTTCTATTTTAGCTGATTTTGGTGCTACAGTTACTGTTGTTGCTAAA ATTGAACCATCCCCAGTTGATATTATGTGTAATGGGAAAAGAATGGTatctgtaaatttaaaatcaaaagaaGGTGTAGGTGTAGTAAAGAAACTATGTGCTACATCAGATGTCCTTATTGATACCTACAGGCCAGGAGTATTAGAAAAACTTGGTCTGGGTCCTGAAGTActtatgaaagaaaatactCGCCTCATTTATACAAGGCTATCAGGATATGGTCAAGATGGTTATTACAGAGATAAACCTGGACATGACATAAATTATGTTGCAATATCGGGGGTACTCTCAATGTTAAAGAAAGATGACCAACCACCTAGACCTCCCATTAATCTTCTGGCTGATTTTGCTGGAGGAAGCATGATATCTGCATTAGGAATTATGATGGCTCTATTTGAAAGAACTAAGTCTGGAAAAGGACAACAAATTGATGCAAGCATGGTAGAAGGTGCTGCTTATGTAGCCAATTGGCTCTTCAAATCAAGAAATTTACCTTTTTTGAACCAAGAGCCAGGAAAAAACATATTGGACGGAGGAGCTGCTTGCTATGGTGTGTACAGAACAAAAGATGGTAAATTTATGGCAGTAGGTGCTATAGAAccctatttttattcaaatttcctCAAAGGTTTACAGCTATTGGAAGATGATTATAATCAATATGGTGATGATGAACATAATAGGAGGAAATTCCAAGagcaatttttaacaaaaacacaagATGAATGGGTTGCCATATTTGATGAATTAGATGCATGTGTAACTCCAGTTGTAGAATTTCATGAAGCTCAAAAGCACAAATGTAATTCTTCTAGATcttcattttatatagatcACAATAGTTTAGTTGTTCCTGAACCTGCACCTAGATTGTCAAGGACATTTGCTGAAGCAAGTGGGAAGaagcaacaaacaaaacatgGTCAACATACAATGGAAGTTTTATTAGAACTAGGTTACagtaaaacagaaataaataacttgatAAATAAGGGAATTGTTTATGCTACAAAAAAGTCTAATCTATAG